A genomic segment from Lates calcarifer isolate ASB-BC8 linkage group LG13, TLL_Latcal_v3, whole genome shotgun sequence encodes:
- the LOC127143189 gene encoding synaptonemal complex protein 1-like isoform X4: MASTTSQNGMVPRPPTSFEYWSMHNSLQGQICHLQKQLSMEYNWRVQVSQELEDTKQQLSNQKRLKELFINKEKEAKKELARLQNYSDAETLNASNIASQVRSNIKRRKKRDLQQDYEELKVAHIINEEKFNAELQAHKDKIKALEDELKLYQEKCNTSLHTEENNKVQDELKLSQEKLTAELKTEKENHEVVQNQLKLSLEKLTAELKTEKENHEVVQNQLKLSQEKLTAELKTEKDNHEVVQNQLKLGQEKLAAELKTEKDNHEVVQNQLKLSQEKLAAELKTEKENHEVLQNQFKLSQEKLAAELKTEIENHKVVQNQLKLSLEKLTAELKTEKENHEVLQNQLKLSLEKLAAELKTEKENHEVLQNQLKLSLEKLTAELKTEKENHEVVQNQLKLGQEKLTAELKTEKENHEVLQNQLKLSLEKLTAELKTEKENHEVVQNQLKLGQEKLTAELKTEKENHEVLQNQLKLSLEKLTAELKTEKENHEVLQNQLKLSLEKLTAELKTEKENNEDTQKLGQDKLMLELHLEKQKNLALNYELRISQTRFTAELQQKQQTVMGLKEDLKTLVQKMKDEQDTLYTEIENLRAHITIQFSTELQVEEGQEQPEEHENDLPQAEETETTPRKSTFKRFRHFLGLRKPQRWKRPAVPASTSGE, encoded by the exons ATGGCGAGCACTACTTCTCAAAACGGCATGGTGCCTAGACCGCCGACGTCCTTCGAATACTGGAGCATGCACAACTCACTCCAAGGACAAATTTGTCATCTTCAAAAACAGTTGAGCATGGAATACAACTGGAGAGTACAGGTTAGCCAAGAGTTGGAGGACACGAAACAACAACTGTCCAACCAAAAACGTCTTAAGGAATTGtttattaataaagaaaaagaagccaAAAAAGAGCTTGCGAGACTGCAGAACTATAGTGACGCAGAAACTCTCAATGCCTCAAATATTGCTTCACAGGTCAGGAGTAACAttaagaggaggaaaaagagagaccTCCAACAGGATTATGAAGAGCTGAAGGTAGCGCACATAATCAACGAGGAAAAGTTCAATGCTGAGCTGCAGGCTCACAAAGATAAAATCAAGGCTCTCGAGGATGAGCTGAAGCTCTACCAAGAGAAGTGTAACACCAGCCTGCACACAGAGGAGAACAACAAGGTTCAGGATGAACTTAAGCTCAGCCAGGAAAAG ctcaccgctgagctgaaaacagagaaagagaaccacgaggttgtccagaaccaacttaagctcagcctggaaaagctcaccgctgagctgaaaacagagaaagagaaccacgaggttgtccagaaccaacttaagctcagcCAGGAAAAGCTCACCGCTgagctgaagacagagaaagacaaccATGAAGTtgtccagaaccaacttaagctcgGCCAGGAAAAGCTCGccgctgagctgaaaacagagaaagacaaccACGAAGTtgtccagaaccaacttaagctcagcCAGGAAAAGCTCGCCGCTGAGCTGAAAACGgagaaagagaaccacgagGTTCTCCAGAACCAGTTTAAGCTCAGCCAGGAAAAGCTCGCCGCTGAGCtgaagacagagatagagaacCACAAAGTtgtccagaaccaacttaagctcagcCTGGAAAAGCTCACCGCTgagctgaagacagagaaagagaaccacgaggttctccagaaccaacttaagctcagcctggaaaagctcgccgctgagctgaaaacagagaaagagaaccacgaggttctccagaaccaacttaagctcagcCTGGAAAAGCTCACCGCTgagctgaagacagagaaagagaaccacgaggttgtccagaaccaacttaagcttGGCCAGGAAAAGCTCACCGCTgagctgaagacagagaaagagaaccacgag GttctccagaaccaacttaagctcagcCTGGAAAAGCTCACCGCTgagctgaagacagagaaagagaaccacgaggttgtccagaaccaacttaagcttGGCCAGGAAAAGCTCACCGCTgagctgaagacagagaaagagaaccacgag GttctccagaaccaacttaagctcagcCTGGAAAAGCTCACCGCTgagctgaagacagagaaagagaaccacgag gttctccagaaccaacttaagctcagcctggaaaagctcaccgctgagctgaaaacagagaaagagaacaacgaagacacacagaaactcGGTCAAGACAAGCTGATGTTGGAGCTCCACTTGGAGAAGCAGAAAAACCTGGCTCTTAACTATGAACTGAGGATCAGCCAAACTAGGTTCACAGCTGAGCTTCAGCAAAAGCAACAGACAGTAATGGGTCTTAAAGAAGACCTGAAGACCCTGGTCCAAAAGATGAAGGATGAGCAGGACACTCTCTACACAGAGATCGAGAACCTGAGAGCCCACATAACTATTCAGTTCTCCACAGAGCTCCAGGTGGAGGAAGGCCAGGAGCAGCCTGAGGAACACGAGAATGACCTACCACAAGCAGAAGAGACTGAAACAACCCCCAGGAAATCAACCTTCAAGAGATTCCGCCACTTCCTGGGCTTGCGGAAACCACAAAGGTGGAAGAGGCCAGCGGTGCCTGCATCCACCAGCGGCGAATAA
- the LOC127143189 gene encoding uncharacterized protein LOC127143189 isoform X12 encodes MASTTSQNGMVPRPPTSFEYWSMHNSLQGQICHLQKQLSMEYNWRVQVSQELEDTKQQLSNQKRLKELFINKEKEAKKELARLQNYSDAETLNASNIASQVRSNIKRRKKRDLQQDYEELKVAHIINEEKFNAELQAHKDKIKALEDELKLYQEKCNTSLHTEENNKVQDELKLSQEKLTAELKTEKENHEVVQNQLKLSLEKLTAELKTEKENHEVVQNQLKLSQEKLTAELKTEKDNHEVVQNQLKLGQEKLAAELKTEKDNHEVVQNQLKLSQEKLAAELKTEKENHEVLQNQFKLSQEKLAAELKTEIENHKVVQNQLKLSLEKLTAELKTEKENHEVLQNQLKLSLEKLAAELKTEKENHEVVQNQLKLSLEKLTAELKTEKENHEVLQNQLKLSLEKLTAELKTEKENNEDTQKLGQDKLMLELHLEKQKNLALNYELRISQTRFTAELQQKQQTVMGLKEDLKTLVQKMKDEQDTLYTEIENLRAHITIQFSTELQVEEGQEQPEEHENDLPQAEETETTPRKSTFKRFRHFLGLRKPQRWKRPAVPASTSGE; translated from the exons ATGGCGAGCACTACTTCTCAAAACGGCATGGTGCCTAGACCGCCGACGTCCTTCGAATACTGGAGCATGCACAACTCACTCCAAGGACAAATTTGTCATCTTCAAAAACAGTTGAGCATGGAATACAACTGGAGAGTACAGGTTAGCCAAGAGTTGGAGGACACGAAACAACAACTGTCCAACCAAAAACGTCTTAAGGAATTGtttattaataaagaaaaagaagccaAAAAAGAGCTTGCGAGACTGCAGAACTATAGTGACGCAGAAACTCTCAATGCCTCAAATATTGCTTCACAGGTCAGGAGTAACAttaagaggaggaaaaagagagaccTCCAACAGGATTATGAAGAGCTGAAGGTAGCGCACATAATCAACGAGGAAAAGTTCAATGCTGAGCTGCAGGCTCACAAAGATAAAATCAAGGCTCTCGAGGATGAGCTGAAGCTCTACCAAGAGAAGTGTAACACCAGCCTGCACACAGAGGAGAACAACAAGGTTCAGGATGAACTTAAGCTCAGCCAGGAAAAG ctcaccgctgagctgaaaacagagaaagagaaccacgaggttgtccagaaccaacttaagctcagcctggaaaagctcaccgctgagctgaaaacagagaaagagaaccacgaggttgtccagaaccaacttaagctcagcCAGGAAAAGCTCACCGCTgagctgaagacagagaaagacaaccATGAAGTtgtccagaaccaacttaagctcgGCCAGGAAAAGCTCGccgctgagctgaaaacagagaaagacaaccACGAAGTtgtccagaaccaacttaagctcagcCAGGAAAAGCTCGCCGCTGAGCTGAAAACGgagaaagagaaccacgagGTTCTCCAGAACCAGTTTAAGCTCAGCCAGGAAAAGCTCGCCGCTGAGCtgaagacagagatagagaacCACAAAGTtgtccagaaccaacttaagctcagcCTGGAAAAGCTCACCGCTgagctgaagacagagaaagagaaccacgaggttctccagaaccaacttaagctcagcctggaaaagctcgccgctgagctgaaaacagagaaagagaaccacgag gttgtccagaaccaacttaagctcagcctggaaaagctcaccgctgagctgaaaacagagaaagagaaccacgaggttctccagaaccaacttaagctcagcctggaaaagctcaccgctgagctgaaaacagagaaagagaacaacgaagacacacagaaactcGGTCAAGACAAGCTGATGTTGGAGCTCCACTTGGAGAAGCAGAAAAACCTGGCTCTTAACTATGAACTGAGGATCAGCCAAACTAGGTTCACAGCTGAGCTTCAGCAAAAGCAACAGACAGTAATGGGTCTTAAAGAAGACCTGAAGACCCTGGTCCAAAAGATGAAGGATGAGCAGGACACTCTCTACACAGAGATCGAGAACCTGAGAGCCCACATAACTATTCAGTTCTCCACAGAGCTCCAGGTGGAGGAAGGCCAGGAGCAGCCTGAGGAACACGAGAATGACCTACCACAAGCAGAAGAGACTGAAACAACCCCCAGGAAATCAACCTTCAAGAGATTCCGCCACTTCCTGGGCTTGCGGAAACCACAAAGGTGGAAGAGGCCAGCGGTGCCTGCATCCACCAGCGGCGAATAA
- the LOC127143189 gene encoding uncharacterized protein LOC127143189 isoform X9 gives MASTTSQNGMVPRPPTSFEYWSMHNSLQGQICHLQKQLSMEYNWRVQVSQELEDTKQQLSNQKRLKELFINKEKEAKKELARLQNYSDAETLNASNIASQVRSNIKRRKKRDLQQDYEELKVAHIINEEKFNAELQAHKDKIKALEDELKLYQEKCNTSLHTEENNKVQDELKLSQEKLTAELKTEKENHEVVQNQLKLSLEKLTAELKTEKENHEVVQNQLKLSQEKLTAELKTEKDNHEVVQNQLKLGQEKLAAELKTEKDNHEVVQNQLKLSQEKLAAELKTEKENHEVLQNQFKLSQEKLAAELKTEIENHKVVQNQLKLSLEKLTAELKTEKENHEVLQNQLKLSLEKLAAELKTEKENHEVLQNQLKLSLEKLTAELKTEKENHEVVQNQLKLGQEKLTAELKTEKENHEVVQNQLKLSLEKLTAELKTEKENHEVLQNQLKLSLEKLTAELKTEKENNEDTQKLGQDKLMLELHLEKQKNLALNYELRISQTRFTAELQQKQQTVMGLKEDLKTLVQKMKDEQDTLYTEIENLRAHITIQFSTELQVEEGQEQPEEHENDLPQAEETETTPRKSTFKRFRHFLGLRKPQRWKRPAVPASTSGE, from the exons ATGGCGAGCACTACTTCTCAAAACGGCATGGTGCCTAGACCGCCGACGTCCTTCGAATACTGGAGCATGCACAACTCACTCCAAGGACAAATTTGTCATCTTCAAAAACAGTTGAGCATGGAATACAACTGGAGAGTACAGGTTAGCCAAGAGTTGGAGGACACGAAACAACAACTGTCCAACCAAAAACGTCTTAAGGAATTGtttattaataaagaaaaagaagccaAAAAAGAGCTTGCGAGACTGCAGAACTATAGTGACGCAGAAACTCTCAATGCCTCAAATATTGCTTCACAGGTCAGGAGTAACAttaagaggaggaaaaagagagaccTCCAACAGGATTATGAAGAGCTGAAGGTAGCGCACATAATCAACGAGGAAAAGTTCAATGCTGAGCTGCAGGCTCACAAAGATAAAATCAAGGCTCTCGAGGATGAGCTGAAGCTCTACCAAGAGAAGTGTAACACCAGCCTGCACACAGAGGAGAACAACAAGGTTCAGGATGAACTTAAGCTCAGCCAGGAAAAG ctcaccgctgagctgaaaacagagaaagagaaccacgaggttgtccagaaccaacttaagctcagcctggaaaagctcaccgctgagctgaaaacagagaaagagaaccacgaggttgtccagaaccaacttaagctcagcCAGGAAAAGCTCACCGCTgagctgaagacagagaaagacaaccATGAAGTtgtccagaaccaacttaagctcgGCCAGGAAAAGCTCGccgctgagctgaaaacagagaaagacaaccACGAAGTtgtccagaaccaacttaagctcagcCAGGAAAAGCTCGCCGCTGAGCTGAAAACGgagaaagagaaccacgagGTTCTCCAGAACCAGTTTAAGCTCAGCCAGGAAAAGCTCGCCGCTGAGCtgaagacagagatagagaacCACAAAGTtgtccagaaccaacttaagctcagcCTGGAAAAGCTCACCGCTgagctgaagacagagaaagagaaccacgaggttctccagaaccaacttaagctcagcctggaaaagctcgccgctgagctgaaaacagagaaagagaaccacgaggttctccagaaccaacttaagctcagcCTGGAAAAGCTCACCGCTgagctgaagacagagaaagagaaccacgaggttgtccagaaccaacttaagcttGGCCAGGAAAAGCTCACCGCTgagctgaagacagagaaagagaaccacgag gttgtccagaaccaacttaagctcagcctggaaaagctcaccgctgagctgaaaacagagaaagagaaccacgaggttctccagaaccaacttaagctcagcctggaaaagctcaccgctgagctgaaaacagagaaagagaacaacgaagacacacagaaactcGGTCAAGACAAGCTGATGTTGGAGCTCCACTTGGAGAAGCAGAAAAACCTGGCTCTTAACTATGAACTGAGGATCAGCCAAACTAGGTTCACAGCTGAGCTTCAGCAAAAGCAACAGACAGTAATGGGTCTTAAAGAAGACCTGAAGACCCTGGTCCAAAAGATGAAGGATGAGCAGGACACTCTCTACACAGAGATCGAGAACCTGAGAGCCCACATAACTATTCAGTTCTCCACAGAGCTCCAGGTGGAGGAAGGCCAGGAGCAGCCTGAGGAACACGAGAATGACCTACCACAAGCAGAAGAGACTGAAACAACCCCCAGGAAATCAACCTTCAAGAGATTCCGCCACTTCCTGGGCTTGCGGAAACCACAAAGGTGGAAGAGGCCAGCGGTGCCTGCATCCACCAGCGGCGAATAA
- the LOC127143189 gene encoding tropomyosin Cha f 1.0101-like isoform X17, producing the protein MASTTSQNGMVPRPPTSFEYWSMHNSLQGQICHLQKQLSMEYNWRVQVSQELEDTKQQLSNQKRLKELFINKEKEAKKELARLQNYSDAETLNASNIASQVRSNIKRRKKRDLQQDYEELKVAHIINEEKFNAELQAHKDKIKALEDELKLYQEKCNTSLHTEENNKVQDELKLSQEKLTAELKTEKENHEVVQNQLKLSLEKLTAELKTEKENHEVVQNQLKLSQEKLTAELKTEKDNHEVVQNQLKLGQEKLAAELKTEKDNHEVVQNQLKLSQEKLAAELKTEKENHEVLQNQFKLSQEKLAAELKTEIENHKVVQNQLKLSLEKLTAELKTEKENHEVLQNQLKLSLEKLTAELKTEKENNEDTQKLGQDKLMLELHLEKQKNLALNYELRISQTRFTAELQQKQQTVMGLKEDLKTLVQKMKDEQDTLYTEIENLRAHITIQFSTELQVEEGQEQPEEHENDLPQAEETETTPRKSTFKRFRHFLGLRKPQRWKRPAVPASTSGE; encoded by the exons ATGGCGAGCACTACTTCTCAAAACGGCATGGTGCCTAGACCGCCGACGTCCTTCGAATACTGGAGCATGCACAACTCACTCCAAGGACAAATTTGTCATCTTCAAAAACAGTTGAGCATGGAATACAACTGGAGAGTACAGGTTAGCCAAGAGTTGGAGGACACGAAACAACAACTGTCCAACCAAAAACGTCTTAAGGAATTGtttattaataaagaaaaagaagccaAAAAAGAGCTTGCGAGACTGCAGAACTATAGTGACGCAGAAACTCTCAATGCCTCAAATATTGCTTCACAGGTCAGGAGTAACAttaagaggaggaaaaagagagaccTCCAACAGGATTATGAAGAGCTGAAGGTAGCGCACATAATCAACGAGGAAAAGTTCAATGCTGAGCTGCAGGCTCACAAAGATAAAATCAAGGCTCTCGAGGATGAGCTGAAGCTCTACCAAGAGAAGTGTAACACCAGCCTGCACACAGAGGAGAACAACAAGGTTCAGGATGAACTTAAGCTCAGCCAGGAAAAG ctcaccgctgagctgaaaacagagaaagagaaccacgaggttgtccagaaccaacttaagctcagcctggaaaagctcaccgctgagctgaaaacagagaaagagaaccacgaggttgtccagaaccaacttaagctcagcCAGGAAAAGCTCACCGCTgagctgaagacagagaaagacaaccATGAAGTtgtccagaaccaacttaagctcgGCCAGGAAAAGCTCGccgctgagctgaaaacagagaaagacaaccACGAAGTtgtccagaaccaacttaagctcagcCAGGAAAAGCTCGCCGCTGAGCTGAAAACGgagaaagagaaccacgagGTTCTCCAGAACCAGTTTAAGCTCAGCCAGGAAAAGCTCGCCGCTGAGCtgaagacagagatagagaacCACAAA gttgtccagaaccaacttaagctcagcctggaaaagctcaccgctgagctgaaaacagagaaagagaaccacgaggttctccagaaccaacttaagctcagcctggaaaagctcaccgctgagctgaaaacagagaaagagaacaacgaagacacacagaaactcGGTCAAGACAAGCTGATGTTGGAGCTCCACTTGGAGAAGCAGAAAAACCTGGCTCTTAACTATGAACTGAGGATCAGCCAAACTAGGTTCACAGCTGAGCTTCAGCAAAAGCAACAGACAGTAATGGGTCTTAAAGAAGACCTGAAGACCCTGGTCCAAAAGATGAAGGATGAGCAGGACACTCTCTACACAGAGATCGAGAACCTGAGAGCCCACATAACTATTCAGTTCTCCACAGAGCTCCAGGTGGAGGAAGGCCAGGAGCAGCCTGAGGAACACGAGAATGACCTACCACAAGCAGAAGAGACTGAAACAACCCCCAGGAAATCAACCTTCAAGAGATTCCGCCACTTCCTGGGCTTGCGGAAACCACAAAGGTGGAAGAGGCCAGCGGTGCCTGCATCCACCAGCGGCGAATAA
- the LOC127143189 gene encoding uncharacterized protein LOC127143189 isoform X10: MASTTSQNGMVPRPPTSFEYWSMHNSLQGQICHLQKQLSMEYNWRVQVSQELEDTKQQLSNQKRLKELFINKEKEAKKELARLQNYSDAETLNASNIASQVRSNIKRRKKRDLQQDYEELKVAHIINEEKFNAELQAHKDKIKALEDELKLYQEKCNTSLHTEENNKVQDELKLSQEKLTAELKTEKENHEVVQNQLKLSLEKLTAELKTEKENHEVVQNQLKLSQEKLTAELKTEKDNHEVVQNQLKLGQEKLAAELKTEKDNHEVVQNQLKLSQEKLAAELKTEKENHEVLQNQFKLSQEKLAAELKTEIENHKVVQNQLKLSLEKLTAELKTEKENHEVLQNQLKLSLEKLAAELKTEKENHEVLQNQLKLSLEKLTAELKTEKENHEVVQNQLKLGQEKLTAELKTEKENHEVLQNQLKLSLEKLTAELKTEKENHEVLQNQLKLSLEKLTAELKTEKENNEDTQKLGQDKLMLELHLEKQKNLALNYELRISQTRFTAELQQKQQTVMGLKEDLKTLVQKMKDEQDTLYTEIENLRAHITIQFSTELQVEEGQEQPEEHENDLPQAEETETTPRKSTFKRFRHFLGLRKPQRWKRPAVPASTSGE; this comes from the exons ATGGCGAGCACTACTTCTCAAAACGGCATGGTGCCTAGACCGCCGACGTCCTTCGAATACTGGAGCATGCACAACTCACTCCAAGGACAAATTTGTCATCTTCAAAAACAGTTGAGCATGGAATACAACTGGAGAGTACAGGTTAGCCAAGAGTTGGAGGACACGAAACAACAACTGTCCAACCAAAAACGTCTTAAGGAATTGtttattaataaagaaaaagaagccaAAAAAGAGCTTGCGAGACTGCAGAACTATAGTGACGCAGAAACTCTCAATGCCTCAAATATTGCTTCACAGGTCAGGAGTAACAttaagaggaggaaaaagagagaccTCCAACAGGATTATGAAGAGCTGAAGGTAGCGCACATAATCAACGAGGAAAAGTTCAATGCTGAGCTGCAGGCTCACAAAGATAAAATCAAGGCTCTCGAGGATGAGCTGAAGCTCTACCAAGAGAAGTGTAACACCAGCCTGCACACAGAGGAGAACAACAAGGTTCAGGATGAACTTAAGCTCAGCCAGGAAAAG ctcaccgctgagctgaaaacagagaaagagaaccacgaggttgtccagaaccaacttaagctcagcctggaaaagctcaccgctgagctgaaaacagagaaagagaaccacgaggttgtccagaaccaacttaagctcagcCAGGAAAAGCTCACCGCTgagctgaagacagagaaagacaaccATGAAGTtgtccagaaccaacttaagctcgGCCAGGAAAAGCTCGccgctgagctgaaaacagagaaagacaaccACGAAGTtgtccagaaccaacttaagctcagcCAGGAAAAGCTCGCCGCTGAGCTGAAAACGgagaaagagaaccacgagGTTCTCCAGAACCAGTTTAAGCTCAGCCAGGAAAAGCTCGCCGCTGAGCtgaagacagagatagagaacCACAAAGTtgtccagaaccaacttaagctcagcCTGGAAAAGCTCACCGCTgagctgaagacagagaaagagaaccacgaggttctccagaaccaacttaagctcagcctggaaaagctcgccgctgagctgaaaacagagaaagagaaccacgaggttctccagaaccaacttaagctcagcCTGGAAAAGCTCACCGCTgagctgaagacagagaaagagaaccacgaggttgtccagaaccaacttaagcttGGCCAGGAAAAGCTCACCGCTgagctgaagacagagaaagagaaccacgag GttctccagaaccaacttaagctcagcCTGGAAAAGCTCACCGCTgagctgaagacagagaaagagaaccacgag gttctccagaaccaacttaagctcagcctggaaaagctcaccgctgagctgaaaacagagaaagagaacaacgaagacacacagaaactcGGTCAAGACAAGCTGATGTTGGAGCTCCACTTGGAGAAGCAGAAAAACCTGGCTCTTAACTATGAACTGAGGATCAGCCAAACTAGGTTCACAGCTGAGCTTCAGCAAAAGCAACAGACAGTAATGGGTCTTAAAGAAGACCTGAAGACCCTGGTCCAAAAGATGAAGGATGAGCAGGACACTCTCTACACAGAGATCGAGAACCTGAGAGCCCACATAACTATTCAGTTCTCCACAGAGCTCCAGGTGGAGGAAGGCCAGGAGCAGCCTGAGGAACACGAGAATGACCTACCACAAGCAGAAGAGACTGAAACAACCCCCAGGAAATCAACCTTCAAGAGATTCCGCCACTTCCTGGGCTTGCGGAAACCACAAAGGTGGAAGAGGCCAGCGGTGCCTGCATCCACCAGCGGCGAATAA